In the genome of Myxosarcina sp. GI1, the window TTAAGTTATTTATATAATTTAATCGGGGTACAGTAATACTGTACCCCGATTTTTTAGTAAAATTAGCTAGTTAAAATTATGCAAGTTTTTATTAGCTGAAATGGTATTCAATCGCCAAACATATCAACAAGTATTTTTAAACTTAGGTAAAAATCATAATAAAATAATTGCGCCTATACCTTTACATATTTTTGAAAGCATACCATCTACAAATCAAAAGCTTTGGCAATTAATCGAGCGCGACTCTAAAATTTCTCTAGGGGTAATTGCCCTACAGCAAACCGCAGGAAAGGGACAATGGGGCAAACAATGGCTGTCTCCTAGTGGCGGGATGTATCTTTCAGTATCGCTGTTTCCCGATCTTGCTTTAAATAACAATTTTCATTTGATAATGGCTACGGCTTGGGGGATCGCTACTACCTTACGCAGCTACAATGTACCAGTCTCGATCAAATGGTCTAACGATTTAGTTTTGTCGGGACGCAAATTAGGAGGAATAAAAATTGAAACTCGCGCTAAACGGCAACGTATAACGCAAGCCGTTGTTGGCGTGGGAATTAACTGGACAAATCCCGTCCCCGCAATAGGAATTAATCTATTGTCTTATCGCGATCGCCTATCTTCTTTAGAAGAGCTAGTGGCGATCGCCACCTACGGTATTATTTTTGGATATCAGCATTATCTTAAAGTAGGTGCAAAACAACTTGTAGCTAGATATTCAGAGTTATTAATTAATTTGGGACAGCAAATTAATATAGATGGCGATTGGGGAACGGTAACAGGAGTAACGACAGAGGGAAAGTTAATCGTTAGGACGGAAACAGCTACAGAAGTTTATTTGACTCCAGGTCAAATAAGTTTGGGATACGAGTTTTAATTATCTTTAACTAATATTTTTAAGCGATCGCTCAATTATAGGTAAATATTGCCAGAAAATTATCGCCCCAACTAGACAACATATACCCTCAATCAGCATTGTCGATGGCGCACCGACAAAATACGCCAAGACACCAGCAAATAAATTACCACAGGGTAGCATAATCGAGTCAGAGGCGATGGTATATATACCCATAACTCTGCCTTGTTTGTCGGCTTCGGTCATAGTCAGAATCATTGTATTGCTAGCGGCATTATTAATAATTAAAAACAAGCCGATAAAAGCAACTGCCATAAATGACAACCAAACAACCCTCGATTGAGAAAAAACAATCAGTACGACACCTAGCATAGCTGCGGCAAAGCCATACAACCTTTCCAACCCGACTAAACCAGAACGCAGACTTAAATAAACCGCACCAATTAAAGCTCCTACTGCTGAAGTCGTCATCATATACCCAAAAGTATGGGAACTACCGCCCAGAAATTCTCTGGCAAAGACAGGTCCTAAAGCAATCAAAGGGGTACCCATAAAGTTGACTAAAGCCAACAATATCAAAATAACTCGTATTGGTATGGAGTTGAAAGCATAGCGGAAACCAGCAATTAGTTCGCGCTGAGAAAATTTGGTATGCGTAGTTTGTAAGGTCTGACTCGGTGAAATCTTCATTGCCAACAGCGAAGCAAGCACGGCAATATAGCTAAGTCCATCGATTAGAAAGCAAATTCCCGTGCTGTACCTGGCAATTATCACCCCGGCAATTGCAGGACCGAGTAACCGCGACAAACCTAGAAGCGATGCATTAAGAGCGATCGCGTTATTTAAATCTGCTCGTTTATCTACCATTTCTGGTAAAAAAGCCTGCCGAGTCGGCAGATCGAGAGCATTGATAACACCTTGAATAAAGCTTAAGATAATTAAATTTCCAATATTGAGAGTGTTTGTCAAAGCTAATGCTGCTAAAGTCAAAGACTGCAACATGGAAATCATTTGAGTGGCTAACAAAATTTGACGGCGATTGTGGCGATCGACATAAGAGCCAGCCAACGGTGCCAAGATTGCGGGACTCTGACTCAAAAAACCAAATACTCCCAACACCAGAGGAGAATCAGTCAAACGATAGACTGCCCAGATAGCGGCTACGTTATTCATCCAGGTACCAATTAGAGAAGTTCCCTGTCCGAAAAAGAAAAGTCGATAATTTCTAGAGCTAAGAGCGCGTAATTTTAAATTTAGCTGAGGCAATCTCATTAATTAGAGTTTAAAATTGTCAGTCTAGTCATAAATAATAAACTAGTTTCCAGTAGTTTAATACCTGAGAATATTATGATGCTACGAAGCGTTAGCTCTAGTTTAGTAAAAATCGAATATTTGTGCGGGAGTCAAAGAAAGTTGTTGGAGTATCGTAGAGCGAATGGTTTGACTTCTTTATTGAAATATCTATCTTCCTTCTTGGGAATACGCATGGAAGCTAAAAACAGGGAGGCTAAATATAATTATTTTTCCCTAGTCGTTTGTAGCGATCGCTAGCTGAAAAATAATATGAAATCCAAAAATATTTAATAGTTATAAAATCGCAAGCATCAACTAAGATCGGCAACGACAAGAGAAAAACGAAAAGTACTTCCTTTACCCAACTCGCTTTCAACTTCTATCTTGCCACCCTGTAATTCTACTAAATGACGAGAAATAGCCAAACCAATACCGCTACCGCGACTCTGTCGAGCGATCGCCCGCTCGGAACGCCAAAAACGCTCGAAGACATGGGGTAAATCTTCTGGAGCAATTCCAACTCCCGTATCTCTTACCTCTAGCCATACTCGCTTCCCTGTTTGCCAAACTTTAAGGGCGATCGAGCCTGCTTCGGTGTAGGATACGGCATTACCCAGCAAATTTACCAAAACCTGTTCTAAGCGGTCTAAATCGGCTAAAACTAGGGGCAACGTCGGCGGACATTCCAGGCGAATGGTCAAATCTTCTAGTATCTGAGCGGCAAACCTCTCTACAAGAGCCGACAATAGAGGATACAAGTTTATCGGCGCGAGATGAATGGTTAAATACCCTGCTTCAGCTTTGGATAATTCTTGTAAGTCGTTGACTAAACGCTGTAACCGCTTGGTTTCTTTCATCAGTCGCTCGTATACTTCTGGGGTAGCTTCAATATGAGTAGCGGTAATTCCTTCAAGATATCCGTAAATAATTGTCAAAGGGGTTCGTAGTTCGTGAGTGAGATCGCCAATCAATTCTCGACGATGTTGTTCTACACCTTCCAAACTGCTTGCCATATGATTAAAACTAGTGCTAAGTCGATTTAGTTCGGGTATATCATTAGGAGGCAATCTTTGACTCAACTTTCCCCTGGCAAACTGCTGTATAACTCTTTCGATCTTTATCATTGGTTTGGTAATTCGCCGCGCTACCCAAAGGCTCAAAACTCCTGCGGCAGTGGTACCGACAATTACCGACCACAAGGTGCTACTATGCCATGCACTATCAAAGCCTTCTACCACCTCTGAACGAACATCCTGAAAATCGAAACCTTTAGCTTCAATTGCCTCTAAACGTCTGGCAAACAGAATGGGAGAAGCAGCTTTCCCCACAATCACCAGAAAACTTACGGTGACAATTGCTACTAGTAAATGAGAAAAAAACAAGCGTGTTGCTAGAGAAAGGGGTTTTAATCGCAAGAAAAAGTTAGCCACAATATTTATAGCAAAAGTCACAAGTTAAAACTAAAATGCCCAACCCTTCGACAATGAGCAATGAGCAATTATCAACGGATCGGTAAACACTGTTCACTGCTTTATGAGGTTTTCTCGTCTTCAAATTTGTACCCTACTCCCAACACTGTTTTAATAAACTGAGGATGAGCCGAATCTGGTTCGATTTTTTTACGCAGTCGGGCTATGTGAGTATCTACGACACGATCGTCACCATAAAAATCATCTCCCCACAGACGGTCGATTAGCTGAGTGCGATTCCAAACGCGATTAGGCTGACTGACAAAAGTTTTGAGCAGATCGAATTCAATTGATGTTAAATTCAACTCTTGCTCTTTGCTGCCCTCAATTTTGACTGCGATGCGTTGAGTTTCGTTGACCGAAAAATGCTGGGTACGAAGTTGTAAGTCTTCAGTTTCTATATGTCGCAAACTACGTCGCAACAAAGCACGAATTCTGGCGATTAACTCTGGTGCGCTAAAAGGTTTGACTAGATAATCGTCAGCACCCGTAGACAAACCGACCACCCGATCTATTTCCTCTCCTTTTGCCGTAAGCATTAAGATATAGGGATCTTTGCCTTCAGTTTCGCGGCGAATACGAGTACATACTTCCAAGCCGTTTAATCCTGGTAACATTAGATCGAGAACGA includes:
- a CDS encoding biotin--[acetyl-CoA-carboxylase] ligase, whose product is MVFNRQTYQQVFLNLGKNHNKIIAPIPLHIFESIPSTNQKLWQLIERDSKISLGVIALQQTAGKGQWGKQWLSPSGGMYLSVSLFPDLALNNNFHLIMATAWGIATTLRSYNVPVSIKWSNDLVLSGRKLGGIKIETRAKRQRITQAVVGVGINWTNPVPAIGINLLSYRDRLSSLEELVAIATYGIIFGYQHYLKVGAKQLVARYSELLINLGQQINIDGDWGTVTGVTTEGKLIVRTETATEVYLTPGQISLGYEF
- a CDS encoding MFS transporter; this translates as MRLPQLNLKLRALSSRNYRLFFFGQGTSLIGTWMNNVAAIWAVYRLTDSPLVLGVFGFLSQSPAILAPLAGSYVDRHNRRQILLATQMISMLQSLTLAALALTNTLNIGNLIILSFIQGVINALDLPTRQAFLPEMVDKRADLNNAIALNASLLGLSRLLGPAIAGVIIARYSTGICFLIDGLSYIAVLASLLAMKISPSQTLQTTHTKFSQRELIAGFRYAFNSIPIRVILILLALVNFMGTPLIALGPVFAREFLGGSSHTFGYMMTTSAVGALIGAVYLSLRSGLVGLERLYGFAAAMLGVVLIVFSQSRVVWLSFMAVAFIGLFLIINNAASNTMILTMTEADKQGRVMGIYTIASDSIMLPCGNLFAGVLAYFVGAPSTMLIEGICCLVGAIIFWQYLPIIERSLKNIS
- a CDS encoding cell wall metabolism sensor histidine kinase WalK, yielding MTFAINIVANFFLRLKPLSLATRLFFSHLLVAIVTVSFLVIVGKAASPILFARRLEAIEAKGFDFQDVRSEVVEGFDSAWHSSTLWSVIVGTTAAGVLSLWVARRITKPMIKIERVIQQFARGKLSQRLPPNDIPELNRLSTSFNHMASSLEGVEQHRRELIGDLTHELRTPLTIIYGYLEGITATHIEATPEVYERLMKETKRLQRLVNDLQELSKAEAGYLTIHLAPINLYPLLSALVERFAAQILEDLTIRLECPPTLPLVLADLDRLEQVLVNLLGNAVSYTEAGSIALKVWQTGKRVWLEVRDTGVGIAPEDLPHVFERFWRSERAIARQSRGSGIGLAISRHLVELQGGKIEVESELGKGSTFRFSLVVADLS
- a CDS encoding response regulator, with translation MSHKILIVEDEAEIARLITLNLEKEGFDCQHCRDGIAALAVFKEQQPDVIVLDLMLPGLNGLEVCTRIRRETEGKDPYILMLTAKGEEIDRVVGLSTGADDYLVKPFSAPELIARIRALLRRSLRHIETEDLQLRTQHFSVNETQRIAVKIEGSKEQELNLTSIEFDLLKTFVSQPNRVWNRTQLIDRLWGDDFYGDDRVVDTHIARLRKKIEPDSAHPQFIKTVLGVGYKFEDEKTS